The DNA segment TCGCGACCCACATCCTCGCCTTCGAAGGCGATTCGGAAGTGGTCTGGTTCGAGGGGAACTACCAGGATTACTCGGCCGACTACAAGAAGCGGAAGGGCGTGGCGGTCGATCAGCCGCACCGGATCAAGTACCGAAAGCTGACGCATTAACTACAGAGACTAGAGACTAGAGATTAGAGACTAGAGACTAGAGACTGGAGGGTGTCATCCTGAGTGGAGACCCTCTAGTCTCTGATCTCGAGTCTCTAGTCTCTATTGGCTAATCGCTCGTCTCTCCAAGGAGTCCCGCGTTGCGCCTGCTCCTCGTCGAAGACGACACCCAGCTTGCGGCCGTCCTCACGGCCGGCTTCGCGGAGCATGGGATCGCGACGACGAGCGCAGCAACGGTCGCCGAGGGGCGCAGTCGCGCGACACACGGCGGCTACGATGTGCTGGTGCTCGATGTGATGCTCCCCGGCGGGTCGGGTTTCGATCTCTGCCGGGCGCTTCGCGACGATGGGGTCACCCAGCCGATCCTGATGCTCACCGCGCGGGACACCGTGGATGACCGGGTCACCGGACTCGATGTCGGCGCCGACGACTACCTCACCAAACCGTTTGCGTTCCGGGAGTTGCTCGCCCGGGTAAAGGCGCTCGCGCGACGCGGACCGCGCCTCGCAGGCCTGACCACCACGATTGCCGACCTCACCGTCTCCCTTGCCTCGCATCGCGTCACCCGTGCCGGCCGGAAGATCGAGCTCACCGCGAAAGAGTTCGCCCTGCTCGAATGCTTCGTCCGGCATACCGGCGAGGTGATCGATCGTGCGGTCATCACGGCGAGTGTCTGGGATGAGAATCACGACCCGTTCACCAACGTGCTCGAAGTCCTCATCCGCCGGTTGCGCCGCAAGCTCGACGACGACTTCGAACCCAAGCTGATTCATACCATTCGCGGTGCCGGCTACCGCTTCGGGACCTGAGCCCGGTGTCCGATTCCCCGCTCCGCATCCTCCGCCGCCGGCTCACCAGCTGGTACCTCGCCACCTTTGGCGCAATCCTGGTGCTGCTGGGCGGTGGCCTCTTCGCAGCCATCCGCCATCAATTCGCGACCGAACTCGACGCGTCGCTGATTCAGGCGACCAGTGAACTCGAGCGCGCCGCCTCGATCCGCGAACGCGAAGCCGTGCTGGCGGGCCGCGTCGTGGATGCGGTAGATGAACTCCACATCCCCGACCGCTCCCTCTACCTCCTCGACATCGACGGTCGCGTGATCCGCCCCGACAGTGCCCCGGACTGGGTACGCGCCGCGGCACAGAATGCCGGCCGAAGCGGTGCCGTCGCCCTCGACCACCAGCTCCCGGGAGAACGCACGCTCCGGCTCCACGCCGAGCGCTTCGCACTCGCCGGTAGCGCACCGATGGTGGCCGTTGCTGTCGCCGACAAGATCGAGCTCGAAGATCGTTATGCCTCCTTGATCGTCGCGTTCGGCGCGGCGGCGCTGGTGGCGCTGGTGCTGGTTGCCGCCGCCGGCTCGCTCCTCGTGGGTCAATCGATCGGGCCGATCGAGCGATCGCTCGAGCAGATGCGTCGCTTCATGGCCGATGCAGCGCACGAACTGCGGACGCCACTCAGTGTGCTTCGCAGCCGGGCCGAGATTGCGCTGCAGCAGCCGCGCGACGGCCCGAGCTACGTCGCCGCGCTCGAAGGGATCGACGCCGAAAGCCAGCGCCTGTCGCGGATTGTCGACGACCTGCTGACGCTGGCCCGCGCCGAATCGGAACAGCGTCCTATCGAAAGGAGCCGGCTCTTCCTCGATGACGTCGTCGTCGATGCGGTCGAAGCCGCGCGCGCGGTGGCGGAGCGGAAGGGAGTCACGCTGAGCCTCGCCGAATTCGAGGAGGCCCCGGTCGACGGCGATCCACATCTCCTGCGGCAGCTGGTGATGATCCTGCTCGACAACGCCGTGAAGTTCACCCCCACGGGCGGCGCCGTCCGGGTGAAGATCGGCATCGACGCCGGGGCGCCTCAGCTCACG comes from the Gemmatimonadota bacterium genome and includes:
- a CDS encoding response regulator transcription factor, whose protein sequence is MRLLLVEDDTQLAAVLTAGFAEHGIATTSAATVAEGRSRATHGGYDVLVLDVMLPGGSGFDLCRALRDDGVTQPILMLTARDTVDDRVTGLDVGADDYLTKPFAFRELLARVKALARRGPRLAGLTTTIADLTVSLASHRVTRAGRKIELTAKEFALLECFVRHTGEVIDRAVITASVWDENHDPFTNVLEVLIRRLRRKLDDDFEPKLIHTIRGAGYRFGT
- a CDS encoding ATP-binding protein produces the protein MSDSPLRILRRRLTSWYLATFGAILVLLGGGLFAAIRHQFATELDASLIQATSELERAASIREREAVLAGRVVDAVDELHIPDRSLYLLDIDGRVIRPDSAPDWVRAAAQNAGRSGAVALDHQLPGERTLRLHAERFALAGSAPMVAVAVADKIELEDRYASLIVAFGAAALVALVLVAAAGSLLVGQSIGPIERSLEQMRRFMADAAHELRTPLSVLRSRAEIALQQPRDGPSYVAALEGIDAESQRLSRIVDDLLTLARAESEQRPIERSRLFLDDVVVDAVEAARAVAERKGVTLSLAEFEEAPVDGDPHLLRQLVMILLDNAVKFTPTGGAVRVKIGIDAGAPQLTVIDTGPGIPADQLPHVFERFYRGDPARARQSGSGSGLGLSIARWIADAHGGTLTLHSGAGGGTTATARFPRGTLPVA